From one Gossypium hirsutum isolate 1008001.06 chromosome D08, Gossypium_hirsutum_v2.1, whole genome shotgun sequence genomic stretch:
- the LOC121220104 gene encoding V-type proton ATPase subunit E produces the protein MNDADVSKQIQQMVRFIRQEAEEKANEISVSAEEEFNIEKLQLVEAEKKKIRQEYEKKEKQVEIRKKIEYSMQLNASRIKVLQAQDDVVNAMKESASKDLLNVSHDHHVYKRLLKDLIVQSLVRLKEPGVLLRCRKEDLHLVESVLDSAKEEYASKVNVHPPEIIIDDVHLPPGPSHHHGFFHHHAEAHGPFCSGGVVIASRDGKIVFENTLDARLDVAFNKKLPEIRKWLFGQVAA, from the exons ATGAACGACGCTGATGTATCCAAGCAGATCCAGCAGATGGTGAGATTCATCCGCCAGGAAGCGGAGGAAAAGGCTAACGAGATCTCTGTTTCCGCTGAAGAG GAGTTCAACATCGAAAAGCTTCAATTGGTGGAAGCGGAGAAGAAGAAGATTAGGCAGGAGTACGAGAAGAAGGAGAAGCAAGTTGAAATCCGAAAGAAAAT TGAGTATTCGATGCAGCTTAATGCATCTAGGATCAAGGTCCTTCAGGCTCAAGATGATGTGGTTAATGCTATGAAAGAATCAGCATCCAAGGACCTTCTCAATGTGAGCCATGATCACCATGTTTACAAAAGGCTTTTGAAAGATCTAATTGTTCAG AGTTTAGTTAGACTGAAAGAGCCTGGAGTCCTACTCCGTTGTCGCAAAGAAGATTTGCATTTGGTGGAGTCTGTTCTGGATTCAGCAAAGGAGGAATATGCTTCTAAAGTGAATGTTCATCCACCAGAGATAATCATTGATGATGTCCATCTTCCCCCTGGCCCTTCTCATCATCATGGTTTTTTCCATCATCATGCTGAGGCTCACGGGCCTTtctg CTCTGGAGGTGTAGTCATAGCATCTCGAGATGGAAAAATTGTGTTTGAGAATACCTTGGATGCACGGTTGGATGTTGCATTCAATAAGAAACTTCCAGAG ATCCGCAAGTGGCTTTTTGGTCAGGTTGCTGCTTGA